One window of Microbacterium sp. Root61 genomic DNA carries:
- a CDS encoding ATP-binding cassette domain-containing protein: MPRRRESDVAIRAVDLSVARSSNRSGGTARVVDGVSFELPHGATIAVMGPTGAGKSSLAAVLAGADEPGLAVVGGAAHVEGIPVRRPGRAHRTLTYVTGYLAQAAGAHLPARLTVAEVIAEPITSRDRRVNARALAVRVATLLDELQLPLGASAKYPYELSAGMRQRVALARALVLHPRVLIADEPFSTLDVEVRRAAKEALIRRRDAYGMATFVVTNEKDVATDLGASVLVLRAGHAIAYGSRPGDLLWTPSAEADHRLVAS; this comes from the coding sequence ATGCCCCGCCGACGAGAATCCGACGTCGCGATCCGCGCTGTCGACCTGTCCGTGGCGCGCTCGTCCAATCGATCCGGCGGAACCGCCCGGGTAGTGGACGGCGTCTCGTTCGAACTGCCGCACGGCGCCACTATCGCCGTCATGGGACCGACCGGCGCGGGCAAATCGAGCCTCGCCGCGGTCCTCGCCGGTGCGGATGAGCCCGGCCTGGCCGTCGTCGGCGGCGCCGCGCACGTCGAAGGCATCCCGGTACGACGCCCCGGCCGCGCGCACCGCACGCTCACCTACGTCACCGGCTACCTCGCTCAGGCTGCGGGCGCACACCTGCCCGCGCGCCTCACCGTGGCGGAGGTCATCGCCGAGCCGATCACGAGCCGCGACCGCCGCGTCAACGCCCGTGCGCTGGCGGTACGTGTCGCCACCCTTCTGGACGAGCTGCAGCTCCCGCTCGGGGCCTCGGCGAAGTACCCGTACGAGCTCAGCGCGGGCATGCGGCAACGTGTCGCGCTCGCCCGCGCGCTCGTGCTGCACCCGCGGGTGCTGATCGCCGACGAGCCGTTCTCGACGCTCGACGTCGAGGTGCGCCGCGCGGCCAAGGAGGCGCTCATCCGCCGCCGTGACGCGTACGGCATGGCGACTTTCGTCGTGACGAACGAGAAGGATGTCGCGACCGACCTGGGAGCGTCGGTGCTGGTGCTGCGTGCCGGCCACGCGATCGCCTACGGCTCGCGGCCCGGAGACCTGCTGTGGACCCCCAGTGCGGAGGCGGATCACCGATTGGTGGCCTCCTGA
- a CDS encoding DMT family transporter, with amino-acid sequence MYWLGVSIDDVTDELVGVFRDPAILIGIPLALLGAVFMSLGAQYQHRGVTKVERMSGHAGTSGLTGGQLLALLRRPSWVLGTVMLGLAIVCQLGALSVAPLILVQPLGAIALVITTLLNARVSGHKPTRQSIQAIAACVGGIFIFVTIAAFFATEHAITDQQLYIILGIMVAVIIVFSVLWIWLRHRMQALFYIMAAGVIYGFVATLAKVVIVRIRAQDFDWLTLVCLIALLAAVAVGAYFVQTAYSVGPPDLVIAGLTVVDPMVAVLIGLLVLGEASTAPWWALVGFGVAGAIAVWGVVQLARFHPEVVSNNSREIPIERGSNGAADAAPKTGSIRITEAVSKVWPAPPIDEEPRPRRSKDS; translated from the coding sequence GTGTACTGGCTGGGAGTCTCGATCGACGACGTCACCGACGAACTCGTCGGAGTCTTCCGCGACCCGGCGATCCTGATCGGAATCCCGTTGGCGCTGCTCGGCGCCGTCTTCATGTCGCTGGGCGCCCAGTATCAGCATCGCGGCGTCACCAAGGTCGAGCGCATGTCCGGTCATGCCGGTACCTCTGGGCTCACCGGCGGCCAGCTGCTGGCCCTCCTGCGCCGGCCGTCGTGGGTTCTCGGCACCGTCATGCTGGGTCTCGCCATCGTCTGCCAGCTCGGTGCCCTGTCGGTCGCCCCGCTGATCCTGGTGCAGCCCCTGGGCGCGATCGCGCTCGTCATCACCACGCTCCTGAACGCGCGGGTCTCCGGACACAAGCCGACGCGGCAGTCGATCCAGGCGATCGCAGCCTGCGTGGGCGGCATCTTCATCTTCGTCACGATCGCCGCGTTCTTCGCCACCGAGCACGCCATCACCGATCAGCAGCTCTACATCATCCTCGGCATCATGGTCGCGGTCATCATCGTGTTCAGCGTGCTGTGGATCTGGCTGCGCCACCGTATGCAGGCGCTGTTCTACATCATGGCCGCTGGCGTCATCTACGGATTCGTCGCGACGCTGGCCAAGGTCGTCATCGTGCGGATCCGAGCGCAGGACTTCGACTGGCTCACCCTCGTCTGCCTGATCGCGCTGCTGGCCGCCGTCGCGGTGGGTGCGTACTTCGTGCAGACGGCCTACTCCGTCGGCCCCCCTGACCTCGTCATCGCGGGACTCACCGTGGTCGACCCGATGGTGGCCGTACTGATCGGCCTCCTCGTGCTCGGCGAGGCCTCGACCGCGCCGTGGTGGGCGTTGGTCGGGTTCGGCGTCGCGGGCGCCATCGCGGTGTGGGGCGTGGTGCAGCTCGCCCGTTTCCATCCCGAAGTCGTCAGCAACAACAGCCGTGAGATCCCGATCGAACGTGGCAGCAACGGCGCAGCGGATGCGGCGCCCAAGACCGGTTCCATCCGCATCACCGAGGCCGTGTCCAAGGTCTGGCCGGCGCCGCCGATCGACGAAGAGCCCCGGCCCCGCCGCAGCAAGGACTCCTGA
- the def gene encoding peptide deformylase: MAVLPIRIMGDPVLHAPASPVEEITDDVRQLVNDMFETMDAAPGVGLAAPQVGVGLRIYTYNYSDDDGQPWRGVIINPELWMHPIEPGEPDPDEESEGCLSFPGERFPLRRSERALVTGIDLDGAPVRVEVDGWRARIMQHEFDHLDGVLYIDRLDDGDWKIVQKIARKRGWGRPGQAWMPGVDDIDA, translated from the coding sequence GTGGCCGTTCTACCGATTCGCATCATGGGAGATCCCGTGCTGCATGCTCCCGCATCCCCCGTTGAAGAGATCACCGACGACGTGCGACAACTCGTCAATGACATGTTCGAGACGATGGATGCCGCACCCGGCGTGGGTCTGGCGGCACCGCAGGTCGGAGTGGGCCTCCGGATCTACACGTACAACTACAGCGATGACGACGGCCAACCCTGGCGCGGCGTGATCATCAACCCCGAGCTGTGGATGCACCCGATCGAACCCGGCGAGCCCGACCCCGACGAGGAGTCCGAAGGCTGCCTCTCGTTCCCGGGCGAGCGGTTCCCGCTGCGCCGTTCCGAGCGCGCGCTCGTGACCGGTATCGATCTCGACGGTGCGCCGGTGCGCGTCGAGGTCGACGGCTGGCGCGCCCGGATCATGCAGCACGAGTTCGATCACCTCGACGGAGTGCTGTACATCGATCGCCTGGACGACGGCGACTGGAAGATCGTGCAGAAGATCGCCCGCAAGCGCGGCTGGGGTCGCCCCGGCCAGGCCTGGATGCCGGGCGTCGACGACATCGACGCGTAA